One Ricinus communis isolate WT05 ecotype wild-type chromosome 7, ASM1957865v1, whole genome shotgun sequence genomic region harbors:
- the LOC8287890 gene encoding protein ACTIVITY OF BC1 COMPLEX KINASE 8, chloroplastic, which yields MAASVTLPDLTFLSPPQKTTTASKHRFSLSRNSLSRYSLSTRTSLRIRTSILLRATIREESLVIEERERELLKQVNGNGAASNYGLNDGTTSVSVSVESEKNESLVKYVNGNGVAAAKEVVVVVEEDATAREDGRKKRIEEIGKEDAWFKSVDQQQVEVSVAPGGRWSRFKTYSTIQRTLEIWGFVLTFIFRVWLSNQKFSYRGGMTEEKKILRRKTLAKWLKENILRLGPTFIKIGQQFSTRVDILAQEYVDQLSELQDQVPPFPSDTAIAIVEEELGGPLDDTFDRFDYEPIAAASLGQVHRAKLKGQEVVVKVQRPGLKDLFDIDLKNLRVIAEYLQKIDPKSDGAKRDWVAIYDECATVLYQEIDYTKEAANAELFASNFKDLEYVKVPTIYWEFTTPQILTMEYVPGIKINKIQALDQLGVDRKRLGRYAVESYLEQILSHGFFHADPHPGNIAVDDVNGGRLIFYDFGMMGSISPNIREGLLDAFYGIYEKDPDKVLQAMIQMGVLVPTGDMTAVRRTAQFFLNSFEERLAAQRKEREMATAELGFKKPLTKEEKIEKKKQRLAAIGEDLLAIAADQPFRFPATFTFVVRAFSVLDGIGKGLDPRFDITEISKPYALELLRFREAGVEVLVKDIRKRWDRQSRAFYNLFRQADRVERLAETIQRLEQGDLKLRVRTLESERAFQRVAAVQKTVGSAVAAGSLINLATILYLNSIRVPAIVAYAVCAFFSFQVLFGIVKVKKLDQQERLITGTA from the exons ATGGCTGCTTCTGTGACTCTACCGGACcttacttttctttctccGCCACAGAAAACAACAACTGCTTCTAAACACcgattttctctctctagaaattCTCTCTCTAGATACTCTCTTTCTACTAGGACCTCCCTCCGTATTCGTACAAGTATACTGCTTCGGGCTACTATTAGAGAAGAGAGTTTAGTGATTGAAGAAAGGGAAAGGGAATTGTTAAAACAAGTGAATGGAAATGGCGCTGCTTCTAATTATGGTCTAAATGATGGGACGACGTCGGTTTCGGTGTCAGTTGAGAGTGAGAAGAATGAAAGTTTGGTGAAGTATGTGAATGGAAACGGCGTCGCAGCTGCGAAAGAAGTGGTGGTCGTGGTTGAGGAAGATGCAACTGCAAGGGAGGATggaaggaagaaaagaatagaggaGATTGGGAAAGAAGATGCTTGGTTTAAAAGTGTAGATCAGCAACAAGTCGAG GTTTCCGTTGCACCTGGAGGCCGTTGGAGTCGGTTTAAAACTTACTCGACAATTCAAAGGACCTTGGAAATATGGGGATTCGTTTTAACATTCATCTTTAGAGTTTGGTTGAGTAATCAGAAATTCTCTTATCGAG GAGGAATGACAGAGGAGAAGAAAATCCTAAGGAGGAAAACCCTTGCCAAGTGGTTAAAggaaaatatattaagattAGGTCCTACGTTCATCAAAATTGGACAGCAGTTCTCTACTAGAGTTGACATTCTTGCTCAGGAATATGTTGATCAGTTGTCTGAACTTCAG GACCAAGTCCCTCCTTTCCCATCAGATACTGCTATAGCTATAGTAGAAGAAGAGCTTGGAGGCCCTTTAGATGATACCTTTGATCGGTTTGACTATGAACCAATTGCTGCTGCAAGTCTTG GCCAGGTTCACCGTGCAAAATTGAAGGGACAAGAAGTTGTGGTGAAAGTACAAAGACCTGGTCTCAAGGATCTTTTCGATATTGATCTTAAAAACCTgagg GTAATAGCAGAATATCTTCAAAAAATAGACCCGAAGTCGGATGGTGCAAAGAGGGATTGGGTTGCAATTTATGATGAATGTGCAACCGTCTTGTATCAG GAGATTGATTACACCAAGGAAGCTGCAAATGCAGAACTATTTGCAAGTAATTTCAAAGATCTGGAATATGTCAAAGTCCCGACAATTTACTGGGAGTTCACAACACCACAG ATTTTGACAATGGAGTATGTCCCAGGGatcaaaattaacaaaatacaAGCTTTAGATCAATTAGGTGTTGATCGTAAAAG GTTGGGCCGGTATGCTGTTGAATCTTACTTGGAACAAATTCTATCTCATGGATTTTTCCATGCTGATCCT CATCCAGGAAATATTGCTGTTGATGATGTCAATGGTGGAAGGTTGATCTTTTATGATTTTGGAATGATGGGAAG TATCAGTCCAAACATTAGAGAAGGGTTGCTGGATGCATTTTATGGAATTTATGAGAAGGATCCTGATAAG GTCCTTCAAGCAATGATCCAAATGGGTGTCCTTGTGCCTACTGGAGACATGACAGCTGTCAGACGAACTGCACAATTCTTCCTTAATAG TTTTGAGGAGCGTCTTGCTGctcaaagaaaagagagagaaatggCAACAGCAGAACTTGGATTTAAAAAGCCATTGACTAAGGAGGaaaagatagagaaaaagaagcaaCGCCTGGCTGCAATCG GGGAGGACTTATTAGCCATTGCAGCAGATCAACCTTTCAGATTTCCTGCCACATTCACATTTGTTGTTAGAGCATTTTCAG TATTGGATGGCATTGGGAAGGGTCTTGACCCACGGTTTGATATTACAGAGATTTCCAAACC TTATGCACTTGAGTTGCTAAGGTTTCGGGAAGCTGGGGTTGAAGTTCTTGTGAAG GACATAAGAAAGAGATGGGACAGGCAGTCTCGTGCATTCTACAACTTATTTAGACAGGCTGATAGAGTTGAGAGGCTTGCTGAAACTATCCAACGACTG GAACAAGGTGATCTGAAGCTTCGGGTTAGAACACTGGAGTCTGAAAGGGCGTTTCAGCGTGTTGCTGCTGTTCAGAAAACAGTAGGGAGT
- the LOC8287891 gene encoding somatic embryogenesis receptor kinase 2 isoform X2 codes for MINFSSLMDRKTTGVCVLVWMILVVHPFSRISANMEGDALHNLRTNLLDPNNVLQSWDPTLVNPCTWFHVTCNNENSVIRVDLGNAALSGQLVPQLGQLKNLQYLELYGNNISGPIPSDLGNLTNLVSLDLYLNSFSGPIPDTLGKLTKLRFLDLSNNRLSGPVPDNGSFSLFTPISFANNLALCGPVTGKPCPGSPPFAPPPPFVPTSTAPYPGENSPTGAIAGGVAAGAALLFAAPAIWFAYWKRRKPPEHFFDVPGEEDPEVHLGQLKRFSLRELQVATDTFSNKNILGRGGFGKVYKGRLADGTLVAVKRLKEERTPGGELQFQTEVEMISMAVHRNLLRLRGFCMTPTERLLVYPYMANGSVASCLRERPPSEAPLDWPTRKRIALGSARGLSYLHDHCDPKIIHRDVKAANILLDEEFEAVVGDFGLAKLMDYKDTHVTTAVRGTIGHIAPEYLSTGKSSEKTDVFGYGIMLLELITGQRAFDLARLANDDDVMLLDWVKALLKEKKLEMLVDPDLQNNYVDTEVEQLIQVALLCTQSSPMERPKMAEVVRMLEGDGLAERWEEWQKVEVVRQEVDLAPSRSSEWILDSTENLHAVELSGPR; via the exons ATGATCAATTTTTCAAGCTTGATGGACAGAAAGACTACTGGGGTTTGTGTTTTGGTGTGGATGATCCTGGTTGTGCACCCTTTTTCAAGGATCTCCGCCAATATGGAAG GTGATGCTTTGCACAACCTCCGAACAAATTTACTAGATCCTAACAATGTGCTGCAGAGCTGGGATCCTACCCTTGTTAATCCTTGTACCTGGTTTCATGTTACCTGCAACAATGAAAATAGTGTTATCAGAGT TGACCTTGGAAATGCAGCACTATCTGGTCAATTGGTTCCACAGCTTGGCCAGCTTAAGAATTTACAGTACCT GGAACTATATGGCAACAATATTAGTGGACCAATTCCTAGTGATCTTGGGAATCTAACAAACTTGGTGAGCTTGGACCTTTACTTAAACAGTTTCTCTGGTCCTATTCCAGACACATTGGGCAAACTGACGAAACTGCGATTCCT GGACTTATCAAACAATCGTCTGTCAGGACCTGTACCAGACAATGGATCCTTTTCACTATTTACTCCCATCAG CTTTGCAAATAACTTGGCTCTATGTGGACCAGTTACTGGAAAGCCTTGCCCAGGATCTCCACCATTTGCTCCGCCACCACCATTTGTTCCAACATCAACTGCTCCATATCCTG gagaaaatagccccacTGGAGCAATTGCTGGGGGAGTGGCTGCTGGTGCTGCTTTACTGTTTGCTGCTCCTGCTATTTGGTTTGCATATTGGAAACGAAGGAAGCCACCAGAACATTTCTTCGATGTACCTG GTGAGGAAGACCCTGAGGTCCACTTGGGACAGCTTAAAAGGTTTTCTTTACGAGAACTTCAAGTTGCAACAGATACTTTTAGCAACAAGAACATTCTGGGCAGGGGTGGATTTGGTAAAGTGTACAAGGGACGCTTGGCTGATGGCACTTTGGTGGCTGTAAAAAGACTAAAAGAGGAGAGGACACCAGGAGGGGAATTGCAGTTTCAAACAGAAGTGGAAATGATCAGCATGGCTGTTCATCGGAATCTCTTGCGGCTGCGTGGCTTTTGCATGACACCAACTGAACGACTGCTTGTTTATCCGTACATGGCTAATGGGAGTGTTGCATCATGTCTAAGAG AACGTCCCCCATCAGAAGCCCCTCTTGATTGGCCAACAAGGAAGAGAATTGCACTGGGATCTGCAAGGGGCCTTTCTTATTTACATGATCATTGTGATCCAAAGATTATTCATCGTGATGTGAAAGCTGCAAATATATTATTGGATGAAGAATTCGAGGCTGTTGTTGGTGACTTTGGGTTGGCTAAATTGATGGACTACAAAGATACCCATGTTACAACCGCTGTACGGGGGACCATTGGGCATATAGCTCCAGAGTATCTCTCTACAGGGAAGTCATCAGAGAAAACTGATGTTTTTGGTTATGGGATCATGCTTTTAGAGCTGATCACTGGGCAGAGAGCATTTGATCTTGCAAGGCTTGCAAATGATGATGACGTTATGCTGCTAGATTGG GTTAAAGCCCttttaaaagagaagaagTTGGAAATGCTTGTTGATCCAGACCTGCAGAACAATTACGTTGACACTGAAGTAGAACAGCTAATCCAAGTAGCATTGCTCTGCACCCAAAGCTCCCCGATGGAACGACCTAAGATGGCAGAGGTTGTGAGAATGCTTGAAGGTGATGGATTGGCTGAAAGATGGGAAGAGTGGCAAAAGGTAGAGGTGGTCCGCCAAGAGGTGGATTTGGCTCCATCCCGGAGCTCTGAATGGATCCTGGACTCGACCGAGAATCTCCATGCTGTAGAATTGTCTGGTCCAAGGTGA
- the LOC8287891 gene encoding LRR receptor kinase BAK1 isoform X1: MINFSSLMDRKTTGVCVLVWMILVVHPFSRISANMEGDALHNLRTNLLDPNNVLQSWDPTLVNPCTWFHVTCNNENSVIRVDLGNAALSGQLVPQLGQLKNLQYLELYGNNISGPIPSDLGNLTNLVSLDLYLNSFSGPIPDTLGKLTKLRFLRLNNNSLSGQIPISLINITALQVLDLSNNRLSGPVPDNGSFSLFTPISFANNLALCGPVTGKPCPGSPPFAPPPPFVPTSTAPYPGENSPTGAIAGGVAAGAALLFAAPAIWFAYWKRRKPPEHFFDVPGEEDPEVHLGQLKRFSLRELQVATDTFSNKNILGRGGFGKVYKGRLADGTLVAVKRLKEERTPGGELQFQTEVEMISMAVHRNLLRLRGFCMTPTERLLVYPYMANGSVASCLRERPPSEAPLDWPTRKRIALGSARGLSYLHDHCDPKIIHRDVKAANILLDEEFEAVVGDFGLAKLMDYKDTHVTTAVRGTIGHIAPEYLSTGKSSEKTDVFGYGIMLLELITGQRAFDLARLANDDDVMLLDWVKALLKEKKLEMLVDPDLQNNYVDTEVEQLIQVALLCTQSSPMERPKMAEVVRMLEGDGLAERWEEWQKVEVVRQEVDLAPSRSSEWILDSTENLHAVELSGPR; the protein is encoded by the exons ATGATCAATTTTTCAAGCTTGATGGACAGAAAGACTACTGGGGTTTGTGTTTTGGTGTGGATGATCCTGGTTGTGCACCCTTTTTCAAGGATCTCCGCCAATATGGAAG GTGATGCTTTGCACAACCTCCGAACAAATTTACTAGATCCTAACAATGTGCTGCAGAGCTGGGATCCTACCCTTGTTAATCCTTGTACCTGGTTTCATGTTACCTGCAACAATGAAAATAGTGTTATCAGAGT TGACCTTGGAAATGCAGCACTATCTGGTCAATTGGTTCCACAGCTTGGCCAGCTTAAGAATTTACAGTACCT GGAACTATATGGCAACAATATTAGTGGACCAATTCCTAGTGATCTTGGGAATCTAACAAACTTGGTGAGCTTGGACCTTTACTTAAACAGTTTCTCTGGTCCTATTCCAGACACATTGGGCAAACTGACGAAACTGCGATTCCT TCGACTCAACAACAATAGCCTGTCAGGTCAAATACCTATATCCTTGATTAATATTACTGCGTTGCAAGTCTT GGACTTATCAAACAATCGTCTGTCAGGACCTGTACCAGACAATGGATCCTTTTCACTATTTACTCCCATCAG CTTTGCAAATAACTTGGCTCTATGTGGACCAGTTACTGGAAAGCCTTGCCCAGGATCTCCACCATTTGCTCCGCCACCACCATTTGTTCCAACATCAACTGCTCCATATCCTG gagaaaatagccccacTGGAGCAATTGCTGGGGGAGTGGCTGCTGGTGCTGCTTTACTGTTTGCTGCTCCTGCTATTTGGTTTGCATATTGGAAACGAAGGAAGCCACCAGAACATTTCTTCGATGTACCTG GTGAGGAAGACCCTGAGGTCCACTTGGGACAGCTTAAAAGGTTTTCTTTACGAGAACTTCAAGTTGCAACAGATACTTTTAGCAACAAGAACATTCTGGGCAGGGGTGGATTTGGTAAAGTGTACAAGGGACGCTTGGCTGATGGCACTTTGGTGGCTGTAAAAAGACTAAAAGAGGAGAGGACACCAGGAGGGGAATTGCAGTTTCAAACAGAAGTGGAAATGATCAGCATGGCTGTTCATCGGAATCTCTTGCGGCTGCGTGGCTTTTGCATGACACCAACTGAACGACTGCTTGTTTATCCGTACATGGCTAATGGGAGTGTTGCATCATGTCTAAGAG AACGTCCCCCATCAGAAGCCCCTCTTGATTGGCCAACAAGGAAGAGAATTGCACTGGGATCTGCAAGGGGCCTTTCTTATTTACATGATCATTGTGATCCAAAGATTATTCATCGTGATGTGAAAGCTGCAAATATATTATTGGATGAAGAATTCGAGGCTGTTGTTGGTGACTTTGGGTTGGCTAAATTGATGGACTACAAAGATACCCATGTTACAACCGCTGTACGGGGGACCATTGGGCATATAGCTCCAGAGTATCTCTCTACAGGGAAGTCATCAGAGAAAACTGATGTTTTTGGTTATGGGATCATGCTTTTAGAGCTGATCACTGGGCAGAGAGCATTTGATCTTGCAAGGCTTGCAAATGATGATGACGTTATGCTGCTAGATTGG GTTAAAGCCCttttaaaagagaagaagTTGGAAATGCTTGTTGATCCAGACCTGCAGAACAATTACGTTGACACTGAAGTAGAACAGCTAATCCAAGTAGCATTGCTCTGCACCCAAAGCTCCCCGATGGAACGACCTAAGATGGCAGAGGTTGTGAGAATGCTTGAAGGTGATGGATTGGCTGAAAGATGGGAAGAGTGGCAAAAGGTAGAGGTGGTCCGCCAAGAGGTGGATTTGGCTCCATCCCGGAGCTCTGAATGGATCCTGGACTCGACCGAGAATCTCCATGCTGTAGAATTGTCTGGTCCAAGGTGA